One Salinimonas marina DNA segment encodes these proteins:
- a CDS encoding porin, whose product MLKTKLSLCACALLSLSSYTANANDEDHLFPYGKGIQFGDESSFASAKINARAQMRYTNAYDSDPREADDFLSDTDRTINVNRSRLKVKGHLYQPWFKYFSQFEVGDGYFIDYGIAIEKYKALSFKVGQWKLDYSRERSISSGKQHLVDRSIVNKMFTIDRHNAAAVYGRLNEGTMADFNYWAGVGSGTGRGNSLSGPGDPLYYGRFQWNPLGGGVELTTADIDRHKEPALSVGFARALVEGDYSRFSSSGGSQLPRWEETEALTKVRQYTFDLSYMYQGFSAEAEYHDKIVSSENVSDLTLDGYYVQAGYFLNEIIDWWPKQLEVAGRYATYTSHRDGVERKNEEQSFGVNYFIAGHYNKVSVDFTQFDLHALDNNTYDDNRVRVQWDISF is encoded by the coding sequence GTGCTCAAAACCAAGCTGAGCCTCTGTGCATGTGCACTGTTATCATTAAGCTCATATACTGCCAATGCTAACGATGAAGATCATCTGTTCCCTTATGGAAAAGGCATTCAATTTGGCGATGAGTCTTCATTCGCCTCCGCCAAAATTAATGCGCGGGCGCAGATGCGCTACACTAACGCTTATGACAGCGATCCGCGTGAGGCGGACGATTTTTTGTCAGATACCGACCGTACCATCAATGTGAACCGGTCTCGGTTGAAAGTGAAAGGGCATTTATATCAACCCTGGTTTAAGTATTTCTCGCAGTTTGAAGTGGGTGACGGCTATTTCATCGATTACGGAATCGCGATCGAGAAATACAAGGCGCTGAGCTTCAAAGTCGGACAGTGGAAGTTAGACTATTCTCGTGAACGCAGTATCAGCAGTGGCAAGCAGCATTTGGTCGACCGCTCAATCGTAAACAAGATGTTTACTATCGACCGCCATAATGCGGCTGCGGTGTATGGTCGTCTGAATGAAGGCACCATGGCTGACTTTAATTACTGGGCCGGAGTGGGCTCTGGTACCGGACGTGGTAATAGCCTGTCGGGCCCCGGCGACCCATTGTACTATGGTCGCTTCCAGTGGAACCCACTAGGTGGCGGTGTTGAACTGACCACGGCTGATATTGACAGGCATAAAGAACCCGCATTGTCGGTAGGTTTTGCCCGCGCGTTAGTAGAAGGTGACTACAGTCGTTTTTCTTCATCCGGTGGTAGCCAGTTACCGCGCTGGGAAGAAACCGAAGCATTAACCAAAGTAAGACAATATACCTTCGACCTGTCTTATATGTATCAGGGTTTCAGCGCCGAAGCCGAGTATCACGATAAGATTGTTTCCAGCGAGAATGTATCTGATCTAACGTTAGATGGTTATTACGTACAAGCGGGTTACTTTTTAAATGAAATTATCGACTGGTGGCCAAAGCAATTAGAAGTGGCGGGTCGCTATGCAACCTACACCTCGCATCGGGATGGTGTAGAGCGTAAAAATGAAGAGCAGAGTTTCGGCGTTAATTACTTCATTGCGGGTCACTATAACAAAGTTAGTGTCGATTTTACCCAATTTGACCTGCACGCCTTAGATAACAACACTTACGATGATAATCGCGTACGTGTGCAATGGGATATTTCCTTTTAA
- a CDS encoding FtsX-like permease family protein: protein MRMLARAWLVASVMLATARNKPWQPLLIILAVMVATGGFSSVLLINEGARQGELGRSEASIFNGAAIVARTSDKPLTRRDYAELRRAGFTGLVAMAQQTDTLACTTAAKAADVSAVDATTSSHSLTLLGVDMLALSSSSLLKDMQAALAPGTGTTGSSSATTMATAISYAHPELADKLVCDAGVSRSRGVKLSSPLAVSQLPADTLVMSLRAFYTRTTTLQNTPLKALLISRPLSESRIRDLKHQLPAHLQYQPAPVTTSNGTLAKSFQLNLWAMGVLMGVVALFIVLNALTLMYRARLFFILRLRQLGVSKASLLLALMSELALYCIIAAPLGVLAAVMLTRQLTPVLKSTFKGLLDSAFVAPPPLLTEMMSGAFIASFAALAVFFVIPARQLSGALLASQTRHQPLSLAARGIITLIVVSLVSVGLAIANSTITALLAVAGVLLGGCGIIVLWLPAFSALISKLTPASRPLLSYVAASTHQLSFKSRLSVCAFFIALAANIGMNVMTDSFRHATERWLQQRLAAPVYLYAEEKPSADMIAKHIDARHLYRGTTMVSQQRVTVRSYATDETARDSLTLDKLVPRAGHCLQQIKQYLSISSWPFASILSSGTD, encoded by the coding sequence ATGCGCATGTTAGCAAGAGCCTGGCTGGTGGCATCGGTGATGTTGGCCACCGCCCGTAATAAGCCCTGGCAACCATTGCTGATTATACTGGCGGTGATGGTCGCTACCGGGGGTTTTTCTTCCGTATTGCTTATCAACGAAGGCGCGCGTCAGGGCGAACTGGGCCGCTCAGAAGCATCAATATTCAATGGCGCCGCCATTGTTGCACGAACCTCTGATAAGCCCCTGACCCGGCGCGACTACGCCGAGCTACGCCGGGCCGGCTTTACCGGGTTGGTAGCGATGGCTCAACAAACAGATACCCTTGCATGCACCACTGCGGCCAAAGCTGCCGACGTATCTGCTGTTGATGCTACTACCTCATCGCACTCCTTAACCCTGTTAGGGGTGGATATGCTGGCCCTGTCTTCCTCATCGCTGCTAAAAGACATGCAAGCCGCCTTGGCTCCAGGTACCGGCACGACCGGCTCTTCATCAGCTACGACCATGGCCACGGCAATCAGCTATGCCCATCCGGAACTGGCTGACAAGCTCGTGTGCGACGCGGGGGTATCCCGAAGCCGGGGCGTGAAATTGTCTTCGCCGCTGGCAGTGAGTCAGCTGCCTGCGGATACCCTGGTTATGTCGCTGCGGGCTTTTTATACCCGGACCACCACCTTACAAAATACCCCGCTCAAGGCTCTGCTCATTTCCAGGCCGCTAAGCGAGAGTCGTATACGCGACTTAAAGCATCAACTGCCTGCGCATTTGCAGTATCAGCCAGCGCCAGTAACCACGAGTAACGGCACGCTGGCAAAAAGTTTTCAGTTAAATCTGTGGGCCATGGGGGTGCTGATGGGCGTAGTGGCGTTGTTTATTGTGTTAAACGCGTTAACGCTGATGTATCGGGCCCGGTTGTTTTTTATTCTGCGCCTACGTCAGCTGGGGGTAAGCAAAGCCAGCCTGTTGCTGGCGCTGATGAGCGAGCTGGCGTTGTATTGCATTATTGCCGCGCCCCTGGGGGTGCTCGCGGCGGTGATGCTCACCCGGCAGCTGACGCCGGTGCTCAAATCCACTTTTAAAGGGTTGCTCGACAGTGCATTTGTCGCCCCTCCCCCGCTGTTAACCGAGATGATGAGCGGGGCTTTTATCGCCAGCTTCGCAGCCCTGGCAGTGTTTTTTGTGATCCCTGCGCGGCAGCTTTCCGGCGCATTACTGGCCTCCCAAACTCGCCACCAGCCACTGTCACTGGCCGCCCGCGGCATTATCACCCTAATCGTGGTGAGTCTGGTGAGTGTGGGGCTGGCAATAGCAAACTCCACCATCACGGCGCTGCTGGCCGTAGCCGGTGTATTACTCGGGGGTTGTGGCATTATTGTACTGTGGCTGCCGGCCTTTAGCGCACTGATAAGCAAGCTTACGCCCGCTTCCCGGCCCCTGCTTAGTTATGTGGCCGCCAGTACCCATCAATTATCCTTTAAAAGTCGCCTGTCGGTCTGTGCTTTTTTTATTGCGCTGGCGGCCAATATTGGCATGAATGTCATGACCGACAGCTTCAGGCACGCCACCGAAAGATGGTTGCAACAACGGCTGGCCGCGCCGGTGTATTTGTACGCAGAGGAAAAACCTTCCGCCGACATGATTGCCAAGCATATTGATGCCCGTCACTTATATCGGGGCACTACCATGGTCAGCCAGCAGCGGGTAACGGTGCGCAGTTACGCGACCGACGAGACGGCCCGCGACAGTCTGACGCTGGATAAGCTGGTCCCGAGGGCTGGTCATTGTTTGCAACAAATAAAGCAGTATTTATCAATCAGCAGCTGGCCTTTCGCCAGCATCTTAAGCTCGGGGACAGACTGA
- a CDS encoding outer membrane protein assembly factor BamE yields the protein MKLYQTILLAAVMVTATACSNWIYRIDVPQGNFLDTGDVKELRMGMSKEQVAYVLGNPVVEDSFNKDTWYYVYDMKRGMSKRGKDFQKQLVLSFDDGKLAKADGDFELSEDFDTPLDQ from the coding sequence ATGAAGTTGTATCAAACTATTTTGCTGGCGGCAGTAATGGTTACTGCCACAGCCTGCTCGAACTGGATTTATCGAATTGATGTACCTCAGGGTAACTTTCTGGATACCGGTGATGTGAAAGAATTGCGTATGGGCATGAGCAAAGAGCAGGTTGCTTATGTTCTCGGAAACCCGGTGGTTGAAGACTCATTTAACAAAGATACCTGGTATTATGTGTACGATATGAAACGCGGGATGAGCAAACGCGGCAAAGACTTTCAAAAACAGCTGGTATTGTCATTTGATGATGGCAAGCTAGCTAAAGCAGATGGCGACTTTGAGCTTTCTGAAGACTTTGATACACCACTGGACCAGTAA
- a CDS encoding Gfo/Idh/MocA family protein: MFAFATNAQEKLNIGVVGLTHTHVHWIFESQKRGDFVISGIVEPDKALARRYAKRHDFSMELVYPDMATMLDKTRPEALAAFGSIAEHLEVVQTAAPRGIHVMVEKPLALNMNQARQMYQLATQHQIHLLTNYETTWYPTNHRVKQQLDNDAVGPVRKVIVRDGHKGPVKLDINSEFLDWLLDPAQSGGGALMDFGCYGANLMTWLKNGQMPTHVTAITEQLQPDNHQDVEDEATIILSYPDNRTQFRQRTARDYDDFDQTRVILKERPYPYDDPFSYLKAVIEGRITPALMIFRLWKIICGSCKFWMQLAAVPAAVSGYHLNRCRSLTCKPLKPAVGDACGSGGRVLCWPC; encoded by the coding sequence ATGTTTGCATTTGCTACCAACGCGCAGGAGAAACTCAATATTGGGGTGGTAGGGCTTACCCATACTCATGTTCACTGGATATTTGAAAGCCAGAAGCGCGGAGACTTTGTTATCAGTGGCATTGTTGAGCCAGATAAGGCACTGGCCCGTCGCTATGCCAAACGCCATGATTTTAGCATGGAGCTGGTTTATCCTGATATGGCTACGATGCTGGATAAAACCCGTCCTGAAGCACTGGCAGCTTTTGGTAGTATCGCCGAGCATTTGGAGGTAGTGCAAACCGCAGCGCCCAGAGGCATCCATGTCATGGTCGAAAAGCCATTGGCGCTGAATATGAATCAGGCCAGACAAATGTACCAGCTGGCAACACAACATCAGATTCATTTGTTGACCAATTACGAAACTACCTGGTATCCCACTAATCACAGGGTGAAGCAGCAGTTAGACAACGATGCCGTGGGGCCGGTGCGCAAAGTGATTGTCCGGGACGGACACAAGGGCCCGGTCAAACTTGATATTAATTCGGAATTTCTGGACTGGCTGCTTGATCCGGCACAAAGTGGCGGCGGCGCGCTGATGGATTTTGGGTGTTATGGTGCAAATTTAATGACCTGGCTGAAAAACGGCCAGATGCCGACGCATGTGACCGCCATCACCGAGCAACTGCAACCTGACAATCATCAGGATGTAGAAGATGAGGCGACGATTATCTTATCGTACCCCGACAATCGGACGCAGTTTCGTCAGCGTACGGCCAGAGATTACGATGACTTTGACCAGACCCGGGTAATCTTGAAAGAGCGGCCATATCCCTATGATGATCCTTTCAGCTATTTAAAAGCCGTAATAGAGGGCAGGATTACCCCAGCCCTTATGATCTTTCGTCTTTGGAAAATAATATGCGGGTCATGCAAATTCTGGATGCAGCTCGCCGCAGTGCCAGCAGCGGTCAGCGGGTATCACTTGAACCGCTGCCGGAGCTTGACCTGCAAGCCTCTGAAGCCAGCGGTCGGTGATGCTTGCGGGTCAGGCGGCCGGGTTTTATGCTGGCCATGCTAA
- a CDS encoding extracellular catalytic domain type 2 short-chain-length polyhydroxyalkanoate depolymerase: MAAAGRLAPLSELKDDKVWLFHGARDQKVAEAVTTLLYQQYQRWINPDNLRYIKDKPFGHVFPTLNQGEGCAASSSPYIGNCNYDAAGAALQFMYDDLAEPAKTLAGKIISYDQHALAGSQADTLAQTGYAYVPQSCAEGAECRVHISFHGCNQYAEAVGKAYVEQTGLNRWAETNNMVVFYPQTRKSLFMPLNPQGCWDWWGYTDENYATREGAQINAVMAIVDAYIKQQESL, from the coding sequence CTGGCCGCGGCGGGCAGACTGGCCCCGCTGAGCGAGCTTAAAGACGACAAAGTCTGGTTGTTTCATGGCGCCCGCGATCAGAAAGTGGCTGAAGCGGTCACTACCTTGCTGTACCAGCAGTACCAGCGGTGGATCAACCCTGACAATCTTCGCTATATAAAAGACAAACCCTTTGGCCACGTGTTCCCTACCCTGAACCAAGGCGAAGGGTGCGCCGCGTCCAGCAGCCCCTATATTGGCAACTGTAATTATGATGCTGCCGGTGCAGCCTTGCAGTTTATGTACGATGACCTGGCAGAGCCTGCCAAGACCCTGGCCGGCAAAATTATCAGTTATGATCAACACGCCCTGGCTGGCTCACAAGCCGATACCCTGGCTCAGACAGGTTATGCGTATGTGCCCCAAAGCTGCGCCGAGGGGGCTGAATGCCGGGTACATATTAGTTTTCATGGCTGTAATCAGTATGCTGAGGCAGTAGGTAAAGCCTACGTGGAGCAAACAGGTTTAAACCGCTGGGCCGAGACCAACAATATGGTGGTGTTTTATCCGCAAACACGAAAATCTCTATTTATGCCTTTAAACCCACAGGGTTGCTGGGATTGGTGGGGCTACACGGATGAAAATTATGCCACCCGGGAGGGCGCGCAAATTAATGCGGTGATGGCCATCGTGGATGCGTATATCAAACAACAGGAGTCATTATGA
- a CDS encoding lipocalin-like domain-containing protein produces the protein MSMRVTLFCLVLLLTGCTEPAPRTSLFNDTSAPATTARVTPENPVKLPDDHGAHPQYQLEWWYLTLVLQDEHQTPYGAQFTLFRFLTNPPYDSDWADAQQWMGHVSLHSPEDHVFSERFAAGKVGTAGITASPFSAFIDDWLWQAEGTAPFPSTLQLKVDDDTRLSLSMASQGPYIAHGQQGYSVKSRSQKYRSYYYSQPFIHAAGQLTLNGKTEKVQGSGWFDHEWSSQLADKDALGWDWFSLHLDNGDKLMMFAMHVNDQPPYLTGTYITAQGRATTLKESDLSIQALGYERINQRKVPVTWQIDIARPAMSLTIKPFKKGQWNASRFSYYEGRVKVTGSHQGDGFMELTGYQ, from the coding sequence ATGAGCATGCGTGTTACGCTCTTCTGCCTGGTGCTGCTGTTAACCGGATGCACAGAACCCGCGCCGCGTACCAGTTTGTTTAACGACACCTCAGCGCCGGCAACGACCGCCCGGGTAACCCCGGAAAATCCGGTGAAGCTACCAGATGATCACGGCGCGCATCCGCAGTATCAGCTTGAATGGTGGTATCTGACCCTGGTATTGCAAGATGAACATCAGACCCCTTATGGGGCGCAATTTACCCTGTTTCGCTTTTTAACCAATCCGCCTTATGACAGTGACTGGGCTGATGCGCAGCAGTGGATGGGTCATGTTTCGTTGCACAGCCCCGAAGACCATGTTTTCAGCGAACGTTTTGCCGCTGGTAAGGTCGGCACAGCCGGTATTACGGCATCCCCCTTTAGCGCTTTTATAGATGACTGGTTGTGGCAGGCTGAAGGGACGGCCCCCTTCCCCTCCACGTTACAGCTCAAGGTAGATGATGACACCCGTCTGTCTTTATCCATGGCCAGTCAGGGTCCTTACATTGCCCACGGGCAGCAGGGATACAGCGTAAAATCCCGAAGCCAGAAATACCGCTCGTATTATTATAGTCAGCCTTTTATTCATGCCGCGGGCCAGCTGACCCTAAATGGGAAAACAGAAAAGGTACAAGGCTCAGGCTGGTTTGATCACGAATGGTCCAGTCAGTTGGCAGATAAGGACGCGCTGGGCTGGGACTGGTTTTCACTGCATCTGGATAACGGTGATAAGCTGATGATGTTCGCAATGCATGTCAATGACCAACCGCCATACCTCACCGGTACCTATATTACTGCTCAGGGCCGGGCGACCACCCTCAAAGAGTCGGACTTATCAATCCAGGCATTAGGTTACGAGCGGATCAATCAACGCAAGGTACCGGTAACATGGCAAATCGACATCGCCAGGCCGGCCATGTCACTGACCATCAAACCCTTTAAGAAAGGCCAGTGGAATGCCAGCCGGTTTTCTTATTACGAAGGACGGGTAAAGGTTACCGGCAGCCATCAGGGTGATGGTTTTATGGAACTAACCGGGTATCAGTAA
- the nadK gene encoding NAD(+) kinase, translated as MSYKTVGLIGKPGHAETQSTLNHLIEYLQQRGCEVLIEETIRHELKDPAIPGHNLVQIGKQADLAVVVGGDGSMLGAARVLSRFDIHVVGVNRGNLGFLTDIHPDEITEQLDLIFEGQAIVEQRFLLEVGVYRHEKLKSSNTAVNEIVLHHGKVAHMMEFEIYIDDQFVFSQRSDGLIVATPTGSTAYSLSAGGPIIMPKLDALSLVPMFPHTLSSRPIVVDASCTVSMRVSHVNSDNLQVSCDSHIVLPVLPGDEIKVQKSKDTLSLVHPKGYSYFNVLQNKLSWGSKLY; from the coding sequence ATGTCCTATAAAACGGTAGGTTTAATCGGAAAACCCGGTCATGCCGAAACCCAGAGTACGCTGAACCATCTTATTGAGTATTTGCAACAGCGTGGCTGTGAGGTATTAATTGAAGAAACTATCCGGCATGAGCTCAAAGATCCCGCGATTCCCGGCCATAATCTGGTGCAGATTGGTAAGCAGGCCGACTTAGCCGTGGTAGTCGGCGGCGATGGCAGTATGCTTGGGGCAGCCCGGGTACTGTCTCGGTTCGACATTCATGTGGTGGGGGTCAACCGGGGCAATCTTGGCTTTCTCACCGATATCCACCCTGATGAAATCACCGAGCAGCTGGACCTGATATTTGAAGGTCAGGCGATTGTGGAGCAGCGCTTTTTACTGGAAGTGGGGGTGTATCGTCACGAAAAACTAAAAAGCAGCAACACCGCGGTAAATGAAATTGTGCTGCACCACGGTAAAGTGGCGCACATGATGGAATTTGAAATTTACATTGATGATCAGTTTGTGTTTTCGCAACGCTCCGATGGGCTGATTGTGGCAACACCGACAGGCTCTACGGCTTATTCGTTGTCGGCAGGCGGGCCGATTATTATGCCCAAACTGGATGCATTGTCACTGGTGCCGATGTTTCCTCATACTCTGAGCAGCCGTCCGATTGTGGTGGATGCCAGCTGTACGGTATCGATGCGGGTGTCACATGTTAACAGTGATAATCTGCAGGTCAGTTGTGACAGTCATATTGTGCTACCGGTATTGCCGGGCGATGAAATTAAGGTGCAAAAAAGCAAAGATACCCTGTCGCTGGTTCACCCCAAGGGATACAGCTACTTTAATGTGCTGCAAAATAAACTGAGCTGGGGCAGCAAGCTTTATTAG
- a CDS encoding 3-hydroxybutyrate dehydrogenase: MKTAYNVFITGGASGIGFGIAEVLAQSGHHVILADINEKAANEAATSLINKGLSASAIAVDVTDAQGVAMLPEALADTPVDILVNNAGIQHVAKLEAFPAQKWQQLINIMLVGPALLCQAFLPGMKSRNFGRIINIGSIHSLVASPYKSAYVAAKHGLLGLAKTIALEVEQADITINTLCPAYVKTPLVEQQIADQANANGISEEQVISEIMLKPMPKKAFISIEELAASTQFLISPGARNMTAQTLVLDGGWTAR, encoded by the coding sequence ATGAAAACGGCCTATAATGTGTTTATCACCGGCGGAGCCAGTGGCATAGGCTTTGGTATTGCCGAAGTCCTGGCCCAATCCGGTCATCATGTCATTCTGGCGGATATAAATGAAAAAGCCGCGAATGAAGCCGCGACAAGCCTCATCAACAAAGGCTTGTCTGCCAGCGCTATCGCGGTAGATGTCACCGATGCCCAGGGCGTGGCTATGTTGCCTGAAGCCCTGGCCGACACCCCGGTAGACATCCTGGTAAACAATGCCGGCATTCAGCATGTTGCTAAGCTCGAAGCCTTCCCTGCACAAAAATGGCAGCAGCTGATTAATATTATGCTGGTGGGCCCAGCCCTGTTATGTCAGGCATTTTTACCCGGCATGAAAAGCCGTAACTTTGGCCGCATTATCAATATCGGGTCGATTCATTCCCTGGTAGCCTCTCCCTATAAATCGGCGTATGTGGCCGCCAAACATGGTCTGCTGGGGCTGGCCAAAACCATTGCCCTAGAAGTGGAACAGGCCGATATTACCATCAACACCTTGTGTCCGGCCTATGTAAAAACCCCGTTGGTGGAACAACAAATTGCTGATCAGGCTAACGCCAACGGCATCAGTGAGGAACAGGTTATTAGTGAGATAATGCTAAAGCCTATGCCTAAAAAAGCCTTTATTTCTATCGAAGAGCTGGCAGCTTCAACCCAGTTTCTGATCAGCCCGGGGGCACGTAATATGACTGCCCAGACGCTGGTACTGGATGGGGGCTGGACTGCCCGGTAA
- a CDS encoding E22 family MetX-like putative esterase, with translation MKHLFLSRLVILTWLLSLPGHASELPLVQKQTYTTTDFTLFSGKRLPEVKVGWESYGKLNEDKSNVVLVTHYFSGSSHAAGKYRADDAAPGYWDAIIGPGKAIDTNKFFVISVDSLANLSAYSNDVVTTGPASINPATGKPYGLDFPVVTIRDFVNIQKQVLESLGITKLHAVVGPSMGSMQALDWASAYPAWVPRMVSVIGSGESDAWTTAALEHWALPIKLDPRWQQGNYRKANPPTEGLVAALMLITQQALHPDFFNQQGQRLNYSALEPAPLHDITASHSIVTWLESRARARASEMDANHLLYLVRACQLFVAGHQGSLQQGIEAIEAKTLFLPASSDLLLMPYLAKDAHKAMVTANKDSDYVELAGELGHLEGVLDVQEQQQKLKTFLEE, from the coding sequence ATGAAACACCTCTTTTTATCGCGATTGGTTATTCTTACCTGGCTGCTGAGCCTGCCCGGCCATGCCAGTGAACTGCCGCTGGTACAAAAACAAACCTACACCACCACCGATTTTACGCTATTTTCAGGCAAGCGCTTGCCTGAGGTGAAGGTAGGCTGGGAAAGTTACGGCAAGCTCAACGAGGACAAAAGCAACGTAGTGCTGGTTACGCATTATTTTTCCGGTTCGTCTCATGCCGCCGGAAAATATCGCGCCGATGATGCTGCCCCGGGTTACTGGGACGCCATCATTGGCCCCGGAAAGGCCATTGATACCAATAAGTTTTTTGTGATAAGCGTGGACTCTTTAGCCAATTTATCGGCGTATTCAAACGATGTGGTGACCACGGGCCCCGCCAGTATCAATCCCGCTACCGGCAAGCCGTATGGGCTGGATTTTCCCGTGGTAACCATTCGTGATTTTGTCAATATTCAAAAGCAGGTGCTGGAAAGCCTGGGGATCACCAAACTGCACGCGGTCGTTGGTCCGTCCATGGGGTCTATGCAGGCGCTGGACTGGGCCAGCGCTTACCCGGCCTGGGTGCCCAGAATGGTCTCGGTTATCGGCTCGGGCGAAAGCGATGCCTGGACGACGGCGGCGCTGGAGCACTGGGCTTTGCCCATTAAACTGGACCCGCGCTGGCAACAGGGCAATTACCGTAAGGCTAACCCTCCTACTGAAGGCCTGGTTGCAGCGCTGATGCTGATTACCCAACAGGCTTTGCACCCCGACTTTTTTAATCAACAGGGCCAACGCTTAAACTACAGCGCTCTCGAACCAGCCCCGCTGCACGATATAACCGCCAGTCATTCTATTGTAACCTGGCTTGAGTCGCGGGCCCGGGCCCGGGCCAGTGAGATGGACGCCAATCACCTGCTGTACCTGGTCAGAGCGTGCCAGTTATTTGTGGCAGGTCATCAGGGGTCATTGCAGCAAGGCATTGAAGCTATTGAGGCAAAAACCTTATTTTTACCTGCCAGTAGTGATTTATTATTGATGCCTTATCTTGCCAAAGACGCGCATAAGGCGATGGTCACTGCCAACAAAGACAGCGATTACGTGGAACTGGCTGGCGAACTGGGCCATTTAGAAGGGGTGCTGGATGTACAGGAACAACAGCAAAAACTAAAAACTTTCCTCGAAGAATAA
- a CDS encoding FtsX-like permease family protein: MPKSATYTVAAIYPDYGNPDSQLLLPFSTFSPDTGYAGVTALYGAAKSDLARLASLGEVYASSQLLKKSMQTFDRTFVVTDALNIATLLVAGMAFAVSVSVITLDLRPQLNVLRTMGVAQLQVKAMLTAQYMLLCLVTALLALPFGILLAWVFINMVNRFAFFWVYPMQVSVMVLLNSLALSLFVVLIILLLPIARIEGKVDLRQETPL; encoded by the coding sequence ATGCCCAAGTCTGCGACCTACACGGTTGCCGCCATTTATCCCGATTATGGCAATCCCGACAGCCAGCTATTGTTGCCCTTCAGCACGTTTTCGCCCGATACCGGCTATGCCGGGGTTACGGCTTTGTATGGGGCAGCAAAATCCGATCTGGCGCGGCTGGCCAGCCTGGGGGAGGTGTATGCCTCTTCACAGCTGTTGAAAAAATCGATGCAGACATTCGATCGTACCTTTGTGGTGACTGATGCACTGAATATCGCTACCTTGCTGGTGGCGGGAATGGCATTTGCCGTATCGGTTAGCGTGATCACCCTGGACCTGCGTCCACAGCTTAATGTGTTACGAACCATGGGAGTAGCACAGTTGCAGGTTAAAGCCATGCTGACCGCACAGTACATGTTGCTGTGCTTGGTCACCGCGTTACTGGCGCTGCCATTCGGCATCCTGCTGGCATGGGTCTTTATCAATATGGTTAACCGATTTGCGTTTTTCTGGGTGTATCCCATGCAGGTTTCAGTAATGGTATTGCTAAACAGTCTGGCGCTAAGTTTATTCGTGGTGTTGATCATTTTACTGCTGCCGATCGCCAGAATAGAAGGCAAGGTCGACTTGCGTCAGGAGACCCCTTTATGA
- a CDS encoding ABC transporter ATP-binding protein, producing the protein MAGFEPADAGQIRIGAATLPFASAKQGDAFRRNELGVIFQSYNLLDCLNVWDNIAFTARLKGVTDKAYLRRLMTMLGIVELSKKPASALSGGEQQRVAIARALAHRPAVVLADEPTGNLDETTSERVTQALYTTCIELNTTLVVVTHSNEVAEQASRPYGYATAYYTTIHEQAIHAHVSKSLAGGIGDVGHRP; encoded by the coding sequence ATGGCCGGCTTTGAACCTGCTGATGCCGGACAAATTCGCATTGGCGCCGCCACCCTGCCTTTTGCCAGTGCTAAACAGGGCGATGCGTTTCGCCGCAACGAGTTGGGGGTGATTTTTCAAAGTTACAACTTACTCGACTGTTTGAATGTGTGGGACAACATTGCGTTTACCGCCCGCTTAAAAGGTGTAACCGATAAGGCGTATCTGCGCCGGTTGATGACCATGCTTGGTATCGTTGAGCTTAGTAAAAAGCCCGCCAGTGCCCTGTCGGGCGGCGAGCAGCAGCGGGTCGCCATTGCCCGCGCGCTGGCGCACCGTCCGGCGGTGGTGCTGGCCGACGAACCCACCGGCAATCTGGATGAAACCACCAGCGAAAGGGTCACCCAGGCTTTGTATACCACCTGCATTGAGCTGAACACGACACTGGTGGTGGTCACCCACAGTAATGAGGTGGCTGAGCAGGCCAGCCGCCCCTATGGTTACGCCACGGCGTATTACACCACCATCCATGAACAGGCCATCCATGCGCATGTTAGCAAGAGCCTGGCTGGTGGCATCGGTGATGTTGGCCACCGCCCGTAA